A window of the Blattabacterium cuenoti genome harbors these coding sequences:
- a CDS encoding MBL fold metallo-hydrolase, protein MKITFLGTGNSIGIPIIGSKHPVCLSNNSKDKRLRSSIIIEINNKYFLIDCSPDFRYQMLKNNYNKIDAILITHEHYDHIGGLEDIRPINNKNNKEFISIPIYSSQRVLENIKKRLFYIYNKKTNIIKVNLLKIEKNYNCFSILNEKVYPLFIWHGLLPILGFRIKNFAYIIDASFIPNSTIRKLNGLDILILNIFKKKHNKNIISFSNLFSQTLKFIRTIRPKKVYLTHISNTFGFHEKIQKNLPKNIYLAYDGLII, encoded by the coding sequence ATGAAAATTACTTTTTTAGGTACTGGAAATTCTATTGGTATTCCTATTATTGGATCTAAACATCCTGTTTGTTTATCAAATAATTCAAAAGACAAAAGATTAAGAAGTTCAATTATAATTGAAATAAACAATAAATATTTTTTAATAGATTGTAGTCCAGATTTTAGATATCAAATGTTAAAAAATAATTATAATAAAATAGATGCTATTTTGATTACTCATGAACATTATGATCACATAGGAGGATTAGAAGATATTAGACCAATTAATAATAAAAATAATAAAGAATTTATATCTATTCCAATATATAGTTCACAAAGGGTATTAGAAAATATAAAAAAAAGACTTTTTTATATTTATAATAAAAAAACAAATATTATAAAAGTAAATTTATTAAAAATAGAAAAAAATTATAATTGTTTTTCAATTTTAAATGAAAAAGTATATCCATTATTTATATGGCACGGATTACTTCCAATATTAGGATTTCGTATAAAAAATTTTGCATATATAATAGATGCAAGTTTCATACCAAATTCTACTATTAGAAAACTAAATGGATTGGATATATTGATTTTAAATATTTTTAAAAAAAAACATAACAAAAATATTATTTCATTTTCTAATTTATTTTCACAAACTTTAAAATTTATTCGTACTATTCGTCCTAAAAAAGTTTATTTAACACATATTAGTAACACATTTGGATTTCATGAAAAAATACAAAAAAATTTACCTAAAAATATTTACTTAGCTTATGATGGGTTAATTATCTGA
- a CDS encoding cytochrome c biogenesis protein ResB, with protein MQFFKKILFSTKTTAILFLSLSISMAFATFIENKYSTNIAKTFIYESTWFEILILIIILNLIGNIYKYKLWNKKKIPILIFHLSFIIIFIGGFLSRYFSNEGTIYLRKGFINNKVFSNKNYIKIGINYKNKKKLYYEPYNLSYLNKNYENKFFIDEKNLLKIKIINYIPCAKIFISKKNPIEKIIKIISINEGERIESFIENKKFLKINNIYFSLNKNNKNGIKIFEKEGKTYIKSTFPIKRVDMINGKHFFINKNKTNILKKKCLYETYINSKKKIYWVIPEGIIKGELKYVKSCKKEDEKNTSNIFYITANIFFHDKNRIINFIGKKNNIKMSLPITIDNYKISIGYGSIYWDLPFYLSLNNFIVKNYPGSDFPSYYTSNLTLKDNNISKNYTIYMNKILKYKGYRLFQSGYDPDKKGTHIIVNNDWIGTIFSYVGYLFMIIGMLFTIFCKGSRFNYLKNKLKHYGN; from the coding sequence ATGCAATTTTTTAAAAAAATATTGTTTTCTACTAAAACAACTGCTATTTTATTTTTGTCATTATCTATATCAATGGCTTTTGCTACTTTTATAGAAAATAAATATTCTACCAATATAGCAAAAACATTTATATATGAATCCACTTGGTTTGAAATATTAATATTAATAATTATATTAAACTTAATTGGAAATATATATAAATATAAACTTTGGAATAAAAAAAAAATACCAATTTTAATTTTTCATTTATCATTCATAATTATTTTTATAGGAGGATTTTTATCTAGATATTTTAGTAATGAAGGAACAATTTATTTAAGAAAAGGATTTATAAATAATAAAGTTTTTTCTAATAAAAATTATATAAAAATTGGAATAAATTATAAAAATAAAAAAAAACTTTATTACGAACCTTATAATTTATCTTATTTAAATAAGAATTATGAAAATAAATTTTTTATTGATGAAAAAAATTTATTAAAAATAAAAATAATAAATTATATACCATGTGCAAAAATATTCATTTCAAAAAAAAATCCAATTGAAAAAATAATAAAAATTATTTCTATAAATGAAGGAGAAAGAATAGAATCATTTATTGAAAATAAAAAATTTCTTAAAATAAACAATATTTATTTTTCATTAAACAAAAATAATAAAAATGGAATAAAAATTTTTGAAAAAGAAGGAAAAACATATATAAAATCTACATTTCCAATTAAACGTGTTGATATGATAAATGGAAAACATTTTTTTATAAATAAAAATAAAACTAATATTTTAAAAAAAAAATGTTTATACGAAACTTATATTAATTCTAAAAAAAAAATTTATTGGGTAATACCTGAAGGTATTATAAAAGGAGAACTAAAATATGTTAAATCTTGTAAAAAAGAGGATGAAAAAAATACATCAAATATTTTTTATATTACAGCTAATATTTTTTTTCATGATAAAAATAGAATAATTAATTTTATTGGAAAAAAAAATAATATAAAAATGAGTTTACCAATTACTATTGATAATTACAAAATATCTATAGGATATGGCTCTATATATTGGGATCTTCCTTTTTATTTAAGTTTAAATAACTTTATTGTAAAAAATTACCCAGGATCTGATTTCCCATCTTATTATACTAGCAATTTAACATTGAAAGATAATAACATTAGTAAAAATTATACTATATATATGAATAAAATTTTAAAATATAAAGGATATAGACTTTTTCAATCTGGATATGATCCAGATAAAAAAGGTACACATATTATTGTTAATAATGATTGGATAGGAACTATTTTTTCTTACGTAGGATATTTGTTTATGATTATTGGAATGTTATTTACAATATTTTGTAAAGGATCTAGATTTAATTATCTTAAAAATAAATTAAAACACTATGGAAATTAA